Proteins encoded together in one Flavobacteriales bacterium window:
- a CDS encoding nucleotide sugar dehydrogenase, with amino-acid sequence MYDRLVRKEAKLAVIGLGYVGLPIALAFARKLKVVGFDINRKRVDMMRRNEDPSNELAPSEFEGCDIHFTADLSDLKDVEFFIVAVPTPIDDQNIPDLRPLLGATRTVGQVLKKGDHVVYESTVYPGCTEEDCVPLLESLSGLKSVTDFKVGYSPERINPGDKEHTLERIVKVTSGCDAESAETVAKVYELVVKAGVHRAANIKVAEAAKIIENTQRDVNIALINELSIIFNRVGINTYDVLEAAGTKWNFLKFQPGLVGGHCIGVDPYYLVYKAKELGYHAQIIDSGRFVNDSMGGYVAKQTVKKIIASGKNPAEARVLVMGATFKENVTDIRNSKVIDVVRELTSFSCHVDVTDPHADSEEVVHEYGYSLAKEMKGPYDAIIVAVNHTEYANKDEAWFKNMLTAKGILVDLKGIYRKKVKSVNYWSL; translated from the coding sequence CTGTATGACCGCCTTGTGCGGAAGGAGGCCAAGCTGGCCGTGATCGGCCTGGGCTACGTGGGCCTTCCCATCGCGCTGGCCTTCGCGCGGAAGCTGAAGGTCGTGGGCTTCGACATCAACCGGAAGCGCGTGGACATGATGCGCCGCAACGAGGACCCGAGCAACGAGCTCGCGCCGTCCGAGTTCGAGGGCTGTGACATCCACTTCACCGCGGACCTCAGCGACCTGAAGGACGTGGAGTTCTTCATCGTGGCGGTGCCCACGCCGATCGACGACCAGAACATCCCCGACCTGCGGCCGCTGCTGGGCGCCACGCGCACGGTGGGGCAGGTGCTGAAGAAGGGCGACCACGTGGTGTACGAGAGCACCGTGTACCCCGGCTGCACCGAGGAGGACTGCGTGCCCCTGCTGGAGAGCCTCAGCGGGCTGAAGTCCGTCACCGACTTCAAGGTGGGCTACAGTCCCGAGCGCATCAACCCCGGCGACAAGGAGCACACGCTGGAGCGCATCGTGAAGGTGACCAGCGGCTGCGATGCCGAGAGCGCCGAGACCGTGGCCAAGGTGTACGAGCTGGTGGTGAAGGCCGGCGTGCACCGCGCGGCCAACATCAAGGTGGCCGAAGCCGCCAAGATCATCGAGAACACCCAGCGCGACGTGAACATCGCGCTCATCAACGAGCTGTCGATCATCTTCAACCGAGTGGGCATCAACACCTACGACGTGCTCGAGGCGGCCGGCACCAAGTGGAACTTCCTCAAGTTCCAACCCGGGCTGGTGGGCGGCCACTGCATCGGGGTGGACCCCTACTACCTGGTGTACAAGGCGAAGGAGCTCGGCTACCATGCCCAGATCATCGACAGCGGCCGATTCGTGAACGACAGCATGGGCGGCTACGTGGCCAAGCAGACGGTGAAGAAGATCATCGCCTCCGGCAAGAACCCCGCCGAGGCCCGCGTGCTGGTGATGGGCGCCACCTTCAAGGAGAACGTCACCGACATCCGCAACAGCAAGGTGATCGACGTGGTGCGCGAGCTCACCAGCTTCAGCTGCCACGTGGACGTCACCGACCCCCACGCCGACAGCGAGGAGGTGGTGCACGAGTACGGCTATTCCCTCGCCAAGGAGATGAAAGGACCCTACGACGCCATCATCGTGGCCGTGAACCACACCGAGTACGCCAACAAGGACGAGGCCTGGTTCAAGAACATGCTGACGGCGAAAGGCATCCTCGTGGACCTGAAGGGCATCTACCGCAAGAAGGTGAAGAGCGTGAACTACTGGAGCCTGTGA
- the rfbB gene encoding dTDP-glucose 4,6-dehydratase — translation MKEPRTILITGGAGFIGSHVVRRFVTKYPQYRIVNLDALTYAGNLENLRDIENAPNYTFVKADICDADAVTKVFQDFSIDGVVHLAAESHVDRSITDPLAFVRTNVFGTVTLLNAAKEAWKGAMEGKRFYHVSTDEVYGSLHGGGFFTEETPYDPQSPYSASKASSDHFVRAYGNTYKLPFVVSNCSNNYGSHHFPEKLIPLMINNIRNNKPLPVYGKGENVRDWLWVEDHASAIDTIFHTGKNGETYNIGGHNEWKNIDLVHLLCAVMDRKLGRTEGESAKLITYVTDRAGHDLRYAIDASKIERELGWKPSITFEVGLERTVDWYLANTEWLDHVTSGAYQQYYADHYAGR, via the coding sequence ATGAAGGAGCCGCGGACCATCCTCATCACCGGCGGCGCCGGCTTCATCGGCAGCCACGTCGTGCGCCGCTTTGTCACGAAGTACCCGCAGTACCGCATCGTCAACCTCGATGCGCTCACTTACGCGGGCAACCTGGAGAACCTGCGTGACATCGAGAACGCGCCCAACTACACCTTCGTGAAGGCCGACATCTGCGACGCCGATGCCGTGACCAAGGTGTTCCAGGACTTCAGCATCGATGGTGTGGTGCACCTCGCCGCCGAGAGCCATGTGGATCGTAGCATCACCGACCCGCTCGCCTTCGTGCGCACCAACGTGTTCGGTACGGTCACCTTGCTGAATGCAGCGAAAGAGGCCTGGAAAGGAGCAATGGAGGGCAAGCGCTTCTACCACGTGAGCACCGATGAGGTGTACGGCTCGCTGCACGGCGGCGGTTTCTTCACCGAGGAGACGCCCTACGACCCGCAGAGCCCGTACAGCGCGAGCAAGGCCTCCAGCGACCATTTTGTGCGCGCTTATGGCAACACGTACAAGCTGCCCTTCGTGGTGAGCAACTGCAGCAACAACTACGGCAGCCACCACTTCCCGGAGAAGCTGATCCCGCTCATGATCAACAACATCCGCAACAACAAGCCGCTGCCCGTGTACGGCAAGGGTGAGAACGTTCGCGACTGGTTGTGGGTGGAGGACCATGCCTCCGCCATCGACACCATCTTCCACACCGGGAAGAACGGTGAGACGTACAACATCGGGGGCCACAACGAGTGGAAGAACATCGACCTGGTACACCTGCTCTGCGCCGTGATGGACCGCAAGCTGGGCCGTACGGAAGGGGAGAGCGCGAAGCTGATCACCTACGTCACCGACCGCGCGGGGCATGACCTGCGCTACGCCATCGATGCCAGCAAGATCGAGCGCGAACTGGGCTGGAAGCCGAGCATCACCTTCGAAGTGGGGCTCGAACGCACGGTGGATTGGTACCTGGCCAACACCGAGTGGCTGGACCACGTGACCAGCGGGGCCTACCAGCAGTACTACGCGGACCACTACGCCGGGCGATGA
- a CDS encoding capsular biosynthesis protein, which translates to MGLFSSLFGRKAPQPAPVDLAALKCDVHSHFIPGIDDGAPTLEAAMELLHAMRELGFTKVITTPHVMSDGYRNTPELILGGLDKLRREVAAQGLDITVEAAAEYYLDHELEQKVMERQVLTFGQDLLLFELPFISEPAILLQLVFAMQTQGYRPVLAHPERYGFWNQDLSRCEQLKERGVLFQLNTIALMGGYGPSVRKQAEKFIDRGWYELIGSDCHRMDHVHALRDTLEEPYLHKLVNSGKLLNAGL; encoded by the coding sequence ATGGGCCTGTTCTCCTCGCTCTTCGGCCGCAAGGCCCCGCAGCCGGCTCCGGTGGACCTGGCCGCGTTGAAGTGCGATGTGCACAGCCACTTCATCCCCGGCATCGACGACGGTGCGCCCACCTTGGAGGCGGCGATGGAACTGTTGCACGCCATGCGGGAGCTCGGCTTCACCAAGGTGATCACCACCCCGCACGTGATGAGCGACGGCTACCGCAACACCCCGGAGCTCATCCTGGGCGGTCTGGACAAGCTGCGGCGGGAGGTGGCGGCCCAGGGCCTGGACATCACCGTGGAGGCGGCCGCCGAGTACTACCTGGACCACGAGCTGGAGCAGAAGGTGATGGAGCGGCAGGTGCTCACCTTCGGGCAGGACCTGCTGCTGTTCGAGCTGCCCTTCATCAGCGAGCCTGCGATCCTGCTGCAGCTCGTCTTCGCCATGCAGACACAGGGCTACCGGCCGGTGCTGGCCCACCCGGAGCGCTACGGCTTCTGGAACCAGGACCTCTCGCGCTGCGAGCAGCTCAAGGAACGCGGCGTGCTGTTCCAGCTCAACACCATCGCCCTCATGGGCGGATACGGGCCCTCGGTGCGCAAGCAGGCGGAGAAGTTCATCGACCGCGGCTGGTACGAGCTCATCGGCAGCGATTGCCACCGCATGGACCATGTGCACGCCCTGCGCGACACCCTCGAGGAGCCCTACCTGCACAAGCTGGTGAACAGCGGGAAGCTGCTGAACGCGGGCCTGTAG
- the fabD gene encoding ACP S-malonyltransferase, giving the protein MTAYVFPGQGSQFPGMGRDLYDADSNARIWFEHANDILGFKLTDVMFSGTEADLKRTNVTQPAIFLHSVVKAKVMGDAFRPAMVAGHSLGEFSALVAAGAMEFADGMKLVAARANAMQKACELQPSTMAAILGLEDAKVEEVCGTIPGVVVPANYNCPGQLVISGSIDAVNAACEALKAAGAKRALVLQVGGAFHSPLMEPARVELETAIAYTPIVNPRCPVYQNVDARPHTDPARIKANLIAQLTAPVRWTQTMQHMLADGCTKVVEVGPGNVLQGLFKKVNKELETVAG; this is encoded by the coding sequence ATGACCGCCTACGTATTCCCCGGCCAGGGCAGCCAGTTCCCCGGCATGGGCAGGGACCTGTACGACGCCGACAGCAACGCGCGCATCTGGTTCGAGCACGCCAACGACATCCTGGGCTTCAAGCTCACCGACGTGATGTTCAGCGGCACGGAGGCCGACCTGAAGCGCACCAACGTGACGCAACCCGCCATCTTCCTGCACAGCGTGGTGAAGGCCAAGGTGATGGGCGATGCGTTCCGACCGGCCATGGTGGCGGGCCACAGCCTGGGGGAGTTCAGCGCGCTGGTGGCCGCCGGGGCCATGGAGTTCGCGGACGGCATGAAGCTGGTGGCCGCACGCGCCAACGCCATGCAGAAGGCCTGCGAGCTGCAGCCCAGCACCATGGCCGCCATCCTGGGCCTCGAGGATGCGAAGGTGGAGGAGGTGTGCGGCACCATCCCCGGTGTGGTGGTGCCCGCCAACTACAACTGCCCCGGCCAACTGGTGATCAGCGGCAGCATCGATGCGGTGAACGCCGCCTGCGAGGCCCTGAAGGCCGCCGGCGCCAAACGCGCCCTCGTGCTGCAGGTGGGCGGCGCCTTCCACAGCCCGCTCATGGAGCCCGCCCGCGTGGAACTGGAGACCGCCATCGCCTACACGCCCATCGTGAACCCGCGCTGCCCGGTGTACCAGAACGTGGACGCCCGGCCCCACACCGACCCCGCCCGCATCAAGGCCAACCTCATCGCCCAGCTCACCGCGCCCGTCCGCTGGACCCAGACCATGCAGCACATGCTCGCCGACGGCTGCACCAAGGTGGTGGAGGTGGGCCCCGGCAACGTGCTCCAGGGCCTCTTCAAGAAGGTGAACAAGGAGCTGGAGACGGTGGCGGGGTAG
- a CDS encoding Bax inhibitor-1/YccA family protein — MEQNGFNPPLIGTTDVASVRTFLANVFSYMALALVISGVMAWWFGTDPALFQLLFDPATGRQTFLGWVVLLAPLGLVLLMGGLVQRMSGMALLLTFLAFSTIMGISLSYIFLIYAMSAIVNVFFLSAAVFGVMAVAGYTTRTDLTKLGSILMIGLIGIVIASLVNFWLESSTLDYVVSIIGVVVFTGLTAYDVQKLKRMGEVMATGTEAAQKMALMGALSLYLDFINLLLMLLRLFGGRRD, encoded by the coding sequence ATGGAACAGAACGGCTTCAACCCGCCCCTCATCGGCACCACCGATGTCGCCAGTGTGCGCACCTTCCTGGCCAACGTGTTCAGCTACATGGCCCTCGCCCTGGTGATCAGCGGCGTGATGGCCTGGTGGTTCGGCACCGACCCGGCCCTCTTCCAGTTGCTCTTCGACCCCGCCACCGGACGGCAGACCTTCCTGGGCTGGGTGGTGCTGCTGGCTCCCCTGGGCCTGGTGCTGCTGATGGGCGGCCTGGTGCAGCGCATGAGCGGCATGGCCCTGCTGCTCACCTTCCTGGCCTTCAGCACCATCATGGGCATCAGCCTCAGCTACATCTTCCTCATCTATGCCATGTCGGCCATCGTCAACGTCTTCTTCCTGTCCGCCGCAGTGTTCGGTGTGATGGCCGTGGCCGGCTACACCACCCGCACCGACCTCACCAAGCTCGGCAGCATCCTCATGATCGGCCTCATCGGCATCGTCATCGCGTCCCTCGTGAACTTCTGGTTGGAGAGCAGCACGCTGGACTACGTGGTGAGCATCATCGGCGTGGTGGTGTTCACGGGCCTCACGGCCTACGATGTGCAGAAGCTCAAGCGCATGGGCGAGGTGATGGCCACCGGCACCGAGGCCGCGCAGAAGATGGCCCTGATGGGCGCCCTCAGCCTCTACCTCGATTTCATCAACCTGCTCCTGATGCTGTTGCGCCTGTTCGGCGGCCGCAGGGACTGA
- the folE gene encoding GTP cyclohydrolase I FolE, translating into MARKPAPQASRKRTAAPDGEHEPQGEGYERIDLYDAKGIRRISGHYGDILKAIGEDPRREGLKKTPERVAKALQYLTHGYDLDPAAILRSAMFTEAYSQMVLVKDIEVYSMCEHHMLPFFGKAHVAYIPDGRITGLSKIPRVVDAFARRLQVQERLTDQIRDCMHETLRPLGVAVVLECAHLCMQMRGIQKQNSVTTTSAFTGIFLTDHRTREEFIKLTSANLH; encoded by the coding sequence ATGGCGCGTAAACCCGCACCCCAGGCCTCCCGCAAGCGCACCGCCGCCCCCGACGGGGAGCACGAGCCCCAGGGCGAAGGCTACGAGCGCATCGACCTCTACGACGCCAAGGGCATCCGCCGCATCAGCGGCCACTATGGCGACATCCTGAAGGCCATCGGCGAGGACCCCCGGCGCGAAGGGCTCAAGAAGACGCCCGAGCGGGTGGCCAAGGCGCTGCAGTACCTCACCCATGGCTACGACCTGGACCCTGCGGCCATCCTGCGCAGCGCGATGTTCACCGAGGCCTACAGCCAGATGGTGCTGGTGAAGGACATCGAGGTGTACAGCATGTGCGAGCACCACATGCTGCCCTTCTTCGGCAAGGCCCACGTGGCCTACATCCCCGACGGGCGCATCACCGGCCTGAGCAAGATCCCCCGCGTGGTCGACGCCTTCGCCCGCCGCCTGCAGGTGCAGGAGCGCCTCACAGACCAGATCCGCGACTGCATGCACGAGACCCTCCGCCCCCTCGGGGTGGCCGTGGTGCTGGAGTGCGCCCACCTGTGCATGCAGATGCGCGGGATCCAGAAACAGAACTCGGTGACCACCACATCGGCCTTCACCGGTATCTTTCTCACCGATCACCGCACCCGCGAGGAGTTCATCAAGCTCACCAGCGCCAACCTCCACTGA
- a CDS encoding 6-carboxytetrahydropterin synthase has translation MPLVHITRRERFSASHRLARPDWSLEKNLQVFGKCANPNGHGHNYDLWVTVKGEPDPETSFVIDLSLLGRIIKDRVIQYVDHRNLDVDVPFMQGRYSSTENLAIAIWEQLEAPIREAGAALHCVKLQETENNHVEYHGA, from the coding sequence ATGCCCCTCGTGCACATCACCCGCCGCGAACGCTTCAGCGCCAGCCACCGCCTGGCCCGGCCCGATTGGAGCCTGGAGAAGAACCTGCAGGTCTTCGGCAAATGCGCCAACCCCAACGGCCACGGCCACAACTACGACCTGTGGGTGACCGTGAAGGGCGAGCCCGACCCGGAGACCAGCTTCGTGATCGACCTCAGCCTGCTGGGCCGCATCATCAAGGACCGCGTGATCCAGTACGTCGACCACCGCAACCTCGATGTGGACGTGCCCTTCATGCAGGGCCGATACAGCAGCACGGAGAACCTGGCCATCGCCATCTGGGAGCAGCTGGAGGCGCCCATCCGGGAGGCCGGCGCCGCGCTGCACTGTGTGAAGCTGCAGGAGACCGAGAACAACCACGTGGAATACCATGGCGCGTAA
- the rfaD gene encoding ADP-glyceromanno-heptose 6-epimerase produces MIVVTGAAGFIGSALVGDLLRAGWQDIVAVDDFSRADKAPNLAGKALTAKVDRDRFFTWLEENHRSVQFIFHLGARTDTTEFDRSIFDRLNLHYSQRMWEACVKHGIPLVYASSAATYGDGALGYDDVDDTLPARLHPLNPYGESKNDFDRWALAQERKPYFWAGLKFFNVYGPNEYHKGRMASVVFHAHGQITATGGMKLFRSHRPEYRDGEQLRDFVYVKDVCAVCRFLMEDRRHSGLYNLGSGRARTFLDLARATFRAMGREERIAFIDTPADIRDRYQYFTEARMGKLVQAGFTQPFTTLEDGITDYVRNYLAPGVYL; encoded by the coding sequence ATGATCGTGGTGACGGGGGCGGCGGGCTTCATCGGCAGCGCGCTGGTGGGCGACCTGCTGCGTGCGGGCTGGCAGGACATCGTGGCGGTGGACGACTTCAGCCGCGCGGACAAGGCGCCCAATCTGGCCGGCAAGGCGCTCACCGCCAAGGTGGACCGGGACCGGTTCTTCACCTGGTTGGAGGAGAACCACCGCTCCGTGCAGTTCATCTTCCACCTGGGCGCCCGCACGGACACCACGGAGTTCGACCGCTCCATCTTCGACCGGCTGAACCTGCACTACAGCCAGCGCATGTGGGAGGCCTGCGTGAAGCACGGGATCCCCCTGGTGTACGCCAGTTCAGCGGCCACGTATGGCGACGGCGCCTTGGGCTACGACGACGTGGACGACACCCTGCCGGCCCGGCTGCACCCGCTGAACCCGTACGGCGAGAGCAAGAACGACTTCGACAGGTGGGCGCTGGCCCAGGAACGCAAGCCCTACTTCTGGGCCGGGCTGAAGTTCTTCAACGTGTACGGTCCAAACGAATACCACAAGGGCCGCATGGCCAGTGTGGTCTTCCATGCCCACGGCCAGATCACGGCCACCGGCGGCATGAAGCTCTTCCGCAGCCACCGGCCCGAGTACCGGGACGGCGAGCAGCTGCGCGATTTCGTGTATGTGAAGGACGTGTGCGCGGTGTGCCGGTTCCTGATGGAGGACCGCCGGCACAGTGGGCTGTACAACCTGGGCAGCGGCCGGGCGCGCACCTTCCTGGACCTGGCGCGGGCCACCTTCCGGGCCATGGGCCGTGAGGAACGCATCGCGTTCATCGACACCCCGGCCGACATCCGCGACCGCTACCAGTACTTCACGGAGGCGCGCATGGGCAAGCTGGTGCAGGCGGGCTTCACCCAGCCCTTCACCACCTTGGAGGACGGCATCACGGATTACGTGCGCAACTACCTGGCGCCGGGCGTGTACCTCTGA
- a CDS encoding MerR family transcriptional regulator: MPYKERTIGKLYWTIGEVAVELGVNTSLIRYWEKEFGTLRPRRNGKGDRLYTHKDIDQLRRIHHLVKEQGFTLNGAKEKLRAADAAPDRLAEVRERLLTVRGALVELREGIAEPMPA; this comes from the coding sequence ATGCCTTACAAGGAGCGAACGATCGGGAAGCTGTACTGGACCATCGGGGAGGTGGCCGTGGAACTGGGGGTGAACACCTCGCTGATCCGCTATTGGGAGAAGGAGTTCGGCACGCTGCGGCCCCGCCGCAACGGCAAGGGCGACCGCCTGTACACCCACAAGGACATCGACCAGTTGCGGCGCATCCACCACCTGGTGAAGGAACAGGGCTTCACCCTCAACGGGGCCAAGGAGAAGCTGCGCGCCGCCGACGCCGCACCCGACCGCCTCGCCGAGGTGCGCGAGCGCCTGCTGACCGTGCGCGGCGCCCTTGTGGAACTGCGCGAAGGCATCGCCGAGCCCATGCCCGCGTGA
- a CDS encoding M23 family metallopeptidase translates to MPEHKYRFNPQTLNFERIRLTAWQKVRRVTLALTPGLLVGMLGIFLVYQFVDSPKEALLKRENQQLLTQYELLNRQLSEVEDVLRDVRRRDDNIYRVIFEADPLPESMRRAGSGGVNRYRDLAGFAGSEVVLGTRKRLDALTRQLIVQSESLDDVAALALRKKELLASIPAVQPISNRDLTMISSGFGERLHPIHKIAKFHAGMDFTAPVGTEIYATGDGRVEFADYATNGYGIHVVIDHGFDYKTLYGHLSTLKVRPGQLVKRGDPIGLVGNTGLSAGPHLHYEVHKGGAPVDPANYFFNDLTPEEYARVLEISRNAGQSLD, encoded by the coding sequence ATGCCCGAGCACAAATACCGGTTCAACCCGCAGACGCTCAACTTCGAGCGCATCCGGCTGACGGCCTGGCAGAAGGTGCGGCGGGTGACTCTGGCGCTCACTCCCGGCCTGCTGGTGGGCATGCTGGGCATCTTCCTGGTGTACCAGTTCGTGGACAGCCCCAAGGAGGCCCTGCTGAAGCGGGAGAACCAGCAGCTGCTGACCCAGTACGAGCTGCTGAACCGCCAGCTGAGCGAGGTGGAGGACGTGCTGCGCGACGTGCGGCGGCGCGACGACAACATCTACCGGGTGATCTTCGAGGCCGACCCCCTGCCGGAGAGCATGCGGCGGGCCGGCAGCGGCGGGGTGAACCGCTACCGCGACCTGGCGGGCTTCGCGGGCAGCGAGGTGGTGTTGGGCACCCGCAAGCGGCTGGACGCCCTCACCCGCCAGCTGATCGTGCAGAGCGAGAGCCTGGATGACGTGGCCGCCCTCGCCCTCCGCAAGAAGGAACTGCTGGCCAGCATCCCCGCCGTGCAGCCCATCAGCAACCGCGACCTCACCATGATCAGCAGCGGCTTCGGCGAACGGCTGCACCCCATCCACAAGATCGCCAAGTTCCACGCGGGCATGGACTTCACCGCACCGGTGGGCACCGAGATCTATGCCACTGGCGATGGCCGGGTGGAGTTCGCCGACTACGCCACCAACGGCTACGGCATCCACGTGGTGATCGACCACGGCTTCGACTACAAGACGCTGTACGGGCACCTGAGCACCCTGAAGGTGCGGCCCGGCCAGCTGGTGAAGCGCGGCGACCCCATCGGCCTCGTGGGCAACACCGGCCTGAGCGCAGGCCCCCACCTGCATTACGAGGTGCACAAGGGCGGCGCACCGGTGGACCCCGCCAACTACTTCTTCAACGACCTGACGCCGGAGGAATACGCCCGCGTGCTCGAGATCTCGCGCAACGCAGGACAGTCGTTGGATTGA